The Maridesulfovibrio hydrothermalis AM13 = DSM 14728 DNA window GCTGCCGCGTTGATATGCCATTTATGCTATCCCCATTTCATCCAAGCTGATTGAGTTTGTATTTTTTTGCCTCTTGGTAAGTTTGAATTGTTCTGGATCGGCCATGAATGCATCCAGGTCGGAAGCCGCGTATTGTTTTTTGCCCGGTCCTGCATTTTTAGGAATGAGGTATTTCTTTTTTAGCTTTCCGAAAGCTGTTCGAGACATGCCGCAATATTTTGCAGCGTCTTCTACTGTACCAAAAAAGGGGCCACGTATTAAGTTATTCATTTTCCAAGCTCCATCATACATTCAAGGACTACACCTCAGGCCCCACACCTGGGCACTGTCCATAAATAAGTATAAAAAATAGGCGATTCCCTATTCTTTTCAGAAAATAAATGATCGTCCTTTACAACAAAATCTCTTTTTCCGTAATACCAAAATTGAACCTGCTATGCTTTCTTCAGACTTTTTCTTTTTAGCTTATTGAATCTGAATGATTGATGCTAATTTAGCATAAGAAAGGTAATTGCACAAGATTTTATTCAACATATAAACAGCAGCCATCGTCATCAGCACCCAAAGGAGCTCACATGCGAAATCAAATACCAACCCTATATAAACTGGCTGTTTCTATACATTTTCTATCTGAGATCGTTGATGAAAAGATTGGATGTATCCTCTCTCTAATAGGGAGAGAGCTTCAGAAAACAACAGAAGAAATTGATGACCAGTGGAATGAAAGTAAGCAATTTACTTCATCTTCTCCTGAACTCGAAAGAAAAGACTAGCAACATCAATACTAAGCACACGTGAAGCTTTAACCGCTTCGGCAACAGGAAATCCCTGAGGCTTCCCTGTAGGGGAGCTCTCTCTTATCTTCCACCATTTTGAAGGTGCTGTTGACGTATCTCCATACATCAGTTTTGCAAATTGAGTATGTCCAAGTCCTTGAGATTGGTACAATGCAACAATTTCTGAAACCAACGCTCTCTCAAATTCATATTCATAGTTTTGCATCCATCTAAAGTATACAAAATGGAATTAAAATCATTTGCTAAATTAGCATTGACATTCCGTGCTAAATTAGCATAAATTCATATTATGAAAATAAGCGATGAATACTTAGTCCAAAAACTCCTAGAGCGATTCCGAACCTTGACTGAGGTTGCAACAAGACTTGGCTACTCCGGCTATCGCCCCTTTAGAACAGCATTTAAAAAGGGCTTACCTGAAGTAAAAAGAGAGCTGGGTATGAGGATATTATTGGAGGACTCAAGTGAAAAAGAATAGAGGGTATGCAAAAGTTGAATTCCTCGCAAACCTAGCTGAAATAAAAGAACTTTTTCAAAAAGGATGTACCAAAAGGTACATCTACGATTACTTATATAAAAAAGGTAAAATCAGTATGACTTACATCCATTTTTGCCGTTTTGACCTTTCAGGCAACATTAAAAAGAAAAAGCCTACCTCACCCTCGACTGGCATAAGGACTGCCTCCGCTCTCCCAGCACTCCCCGGCAACGGCGGAGGCGGTCCTTGCTCCCGGCAGCAGGATACTTTTTCCATGGAAAATAAAATCACAGAAGAAGAGCTAGATGAACTTACTTAAAGAACCCAAAGGAGCGGGAAAATGGCTACTATAAATATGATTTTACAGGGTAAAGGCGGAGTTGGAAAAAGTCTTACTGCCAGCTTTCTGACCCAGCATTTTCTGGAGTCAGGTAAAGAGGTTTGCTGCGTTGACACTGATCCAGTTAATGCAACGTTTGCCGGCTATAAAAATTTCAATGTTACAGCTCTGGACATCATGAATGATAATGATGTTGATCCCAGAAAATTCGACACCCTCGTAGAATTAATGATGGCTCTTCCAGATGACTCTGAAATGGTCATTGATAATGGAGCTGCCACTTTTATTCCTCTGGCAAGTTACCTTGCAGACAATAATGTTCTTGAACTTCTCGCTGACAGCGGACATCAGGTTAACCTGCACTCAGTTGTCACCGGTGGACAGGCTCTGCCTGATACATTGAATGGTCTGCGTTCGCTTATTAATACCTTTGATGTTCCTATTTACGTTTGGCTCAATAGTTTCTTCGGCCAGATAACCAGAAAAGGTAAGTCCTTCGAAGAATTCAAAGTTTATAAAAATAACACAAACAGGCTCGCAGCTCTGGTCCACCTGCCTCACAAGAAAAAAGAAACTTTTGGCCGCGATCTGGAAAATTTGTTCACTGCCAGAATGTCATTTCAGGAAGCCGCATCAAGCACCCTGCCGATCATGACCCGACAACGATTGAAAATGTTTTGGGCAGAAATGAAACAAGAACTTCTGACTTGCGGTTTGTAGGAAAAGTTATGTCTGAGCAGACCTCTAAACAAGCCCCCCTCACCATCCAGAGTGTGCGCGACATCATTACGAAAGAGCATGACGTGCTGCTTGATAAGAATGATCCCATTCTTATGGCAGTCACCATGCATCGCGCCGCTCTGGATGAGTATGACCGGTTGCTCAAACATCACGAGCAGCAGCTTTCCGAGGATATGTCCAGCCATGTTTCTGTCTTTGCAGGGTGAATCCGCAAATCCACAACACAGCCTTTTAAGTAAGGCGGTTAAAACTAATATTGATAACTGTCTCAGCATCATCAATGCACATCAGGCGCAAATGGAGCGTTTCCTTTGCACGTTAAAAAGCATGGCTATTCTGGCTGGAGTCTTTTTCGTGCTGTCCATTGCAGTATCAATATCTGTCATTGTGTGAGGTGTATGATGGATGATCGTCTAGTAAACAACCTGCTTCATAATATGGGACCAGCTATTGTTGGTGCACTTGAAGACAAAAGAGTGCTCGAAATTATGGTTAATCCTGACGGCAAACTATGGATTGAGAGACTCGGAGAAGAAATGTTTGCTGTTGGACATATTTCATCAGATCAGACAGCCATAATCATCTCTCTTGTTGCCAGTGCCCTTGATACGACTGTCACCAAAGAATCGCCTATTGTGGAAGGAGAGCTTCCTAAAACATACCCGCTCAGCGGGAGCCGTTTTGAAGGTGTTTTTCCTCCAGTTGTAGAAGAACCTTCTTTTACAATCCGCAAAAAGGCCAGTCAGGTTTTCTCACTTGAAGAATATGTTGAAACAGGAATTATGACAGCGGAAGTAATGGCTTCTATCAAGGCGGCTGTATCTCAAAAGAAAAATATCGTGGTGATTGGCGGAACCGGATCAGGAAAAACAACTCTGGTAAATGCCATCATCAAATCTATCGCTGAACTCACACCAGCTGACAGGCTGGTAATTATCGAAGATACATCCGAACTGCAGAGTCACTCACCGAATACAATCATTTTAAGATCTTCAGATCATACCTCCATCCAGACATTGGTCCGGGCGACAATGAGGCTTCGCCCGGACCGGATACTTGTCGGTGAAGTCAGAGGAGGAGAAGCTCTTGAGTTAATCAAAAGCTGGAACACTGGTCACCCAGGAGGAGTAGCAACTGTCCATGCCGATTCTGCAGCTAAAGGACTCCAGCGAATAGGAGATCTCATTTCAGAAGCTTCAACTTCTCCCATGCCTCATCTGATCGGATCGGCCGTAGACTTCCTGATCTTTATCAAGCGTACCAAAACAGGACGTACAGTTTCAGAAATTGCCACGGTGAATGGTTTTAACCCGGCAACCCAACAATACATCTTGGAGTACATCTACAATGAAGAAAAATAACCTCTTATTGCTACTGGCAATGACAGCAATAGTAGTCATCCCTGAACCGGCACTGGCTTCAACTACAATATCACAATTCAACACTCCTTTTGAAAATTTTGTAGGCCTCCTGACCGGCCCTGTCGGTAAATTCATGTCTATCGGTGGAATGGCCGGAGTAGGATTGCTGTATGTTTTCCAGCGGGAAGAAATAACTGGAATCATGCGCACAGCACTCGGGGTCGTCTTTGCAATCTGCTTCATCGCATTTTCAACGACGATTGTTGAGAATGGATGGACATTCAGTGGAGCCGTGTTGTGAGAACAATAGTGATTCATAAATCCTTGAACCGGAAAATTCTGGTGATGGGAGGGAACAGAGCCTTAACAGATATTGTGGATGAAGCCTGTGCCGGTTCAGGGATGACTACTATTGGTGTCATTGCCAGTAGCAATAAGAGGGTATTTTTCTTCATTGTAGATGTACTCCAAGATGTATTGTTGGGTTGCCGGGTTAAAACCATTCAACGTGGCTATTTCTGAAACTGGACGTCCTGTTTTGGTACGCTTGAGAAAGATCAGGAAGTCTACTGGCGATCCGATAACATGAGGCATGGGAGAAGTTGAAGCTTCTGAAATGAGATCTCCTATTCGCTGGAGTCCTTTAGCTGCATAATCGGCATGGACAGTTGCTACTCCTCCTGGGTGACCAGTGTTCCAGCTTTTGATTAACTCAATAGCTTCTCCTCCTCTGACTTCACCGACAAGTATCGGCGGCCGGGCGAAACATCATTGTCGCCCGGATCAATGTATCGATGGAGGTATGATCTGAAGATCTTAAAATGATTGTATTCTCTGAGTGACTCTGCAGCTCGGATGTATCTTCGATATTAACCAGACTGTCTCCTAGTGTGAGATCAGCGATCGATTTGAAAGATGTATATACCATAGTTGTTTTTCCTGATCCAGATCCCCCAATCACCACACAATGATTCCTCTTGAGATACAGGCCACCTTGACTGAAACCATTAACTTCCGCAATCCTAATTACTTGTTTCAAACTTTTCTTCCAGGGGAAAAAACGTGGCGTGGCCCTTTTTTCCGATTGGTTATAAAGAGGTTTCATCTACCCACTGGGGGGGAAAAAAAACTCTTCATAAAAAGAGCCTCCCCCTTACCCGGCCGTGCTTTTAAAGGAAGCCTTTTTCCTTCCCCAAAAAAGGGCCCATTTTTTTTTTGTGCAAAACGGGCCCCTAAAAAAAGGGGGCCCCTTGGAGAGAACAAACAAAGAAAAAATGGATTATGGGGGGGTGTGGTTCTTTATATTTTTGACCGCAGAAAAAAATTATTCCACCAAAAAAAAAACCCAAAACACATTTTTTTAGTCTTTTTTTCTTCTCTGAAAGAAGTTCTTTTTTCTTATAACAAATAAAACCAAAAAAATTAAACGTTTTTNNNNNNNNNNNNNNNNNNNNNNNNNNNNNNNNNNNNNNNNNNNNNNNNNNNNNNNNNNNNNNNNNNNNNNNNNNNNNNNNNNNNNNNNNNNNNNNNNNNNCCTATTCTTGATCATGTGATACAAAAAAAGTAGACAGTAAGGATGAGGAAAAAAAACAAACAACAAAGAATTCGCCGCTATTCGGTCGGGACCGATACTTTGAGTGTGAAGAAACAGAAAAAAAAGAACAAACCGCAAGTCAAATTCCCTTTCATAATCACCACCCGCCGCCCTCTTTTTCGCCCACCCCCCTCCACCAAAAAAAACGCCACATTACTCCGGGAGGGAAGGGGGGGCTCGCAAAAAAGAAAGAGGGCGGAAAGGGGAGAGGGGCCTCAAAAGGAAGATTCTTCTCTCCCGCGGGGGTGGAAATTAGGGCGCTTGTTACAAAAAACGGAAAAAAGGGCCCACCCCCCGCGGGGCTGACCAGGGAGAGCACCAGTTTTGAAAAAAAGAAAAAGGGGATAGCGGAAAATAGACCTCCCCAAAAAAGGGGCGGGGTCCGCAAAAGAAAAAAAATTCGGGGGGGCCAAGGACCGGGATGAGGGGAAAACCAAAAGTGCAAAAAACGATTTTAAACCGCTAAGCGCGACCCGAACCCGGGGTGAACGGTGGGAATTTACCGAGTATACACGGGAGGGAAGGAATCGCAAGGCAAAAAGAAGGAATTTTAGAACAGTAGGTCCTCCTACCCCCAACCCCTAGTCCCGGGCGAAATTTCACTTGGCCCGGACGGGACCCGATAGGAGAAGTTAGAGGAGGAGAAGCTACTTGAGGTAACAAAAAGTCGGCAAGTGAGAAAACCAGGACGAGCCGCAACCGGATAGGAAAAGAAGGCAGCTAAAGGACTCGAGCGAAGAGGAGATCAAATTTGGGAAGCCTGAGCGGGTATCTATGAGGAAGCTGATCGGATAGAATGGAGGATTCCTGATTGACAGCAAGCGCAAGAAAACAGGAAGCAAAAGAGAAGAAAATGGCACGGTGAACGGATGAAACACGGCAAACAACAAACACATCTTGGAGGACACCCACAATGAAGAAAAAGAAGCTCGGATTACCACTAGTAACGAGAACAATAGTAGCCATAAGTGAACCGGCAATGGCTTGGAACCACAATATGACAAAGCAAGCTCACTAGGAAAATATCGAAGACCCACTGAACGCAACGGTAGGTAAAGACACGGCAAAGGGCAGAACGACAGGAGAATGGATGGCAGAATGGCCACCAGCGGGAAGAAGCAACGGAAACGTGTTAAGGCTCTGTTCCCTCCCCCGGCGCGGATTGGAACACCGCACCATGGCCCCATGTGATCCTGCCACATGTCGAAATAACCTAACTACTCCGTCAAAATAATCATGCGGGAAAGCTATTATCACGTGGACAGACACAACACAGCAAAATGAAAGATAAAGTGTCAAAATAAAATGGCGCGAGTGACAAAAACAAGTGACGCGCTACAGGTACCAAACTGGTACCGCAATCACCCCAAACAAGAAAAGGCCTAGAAGGAAAACCTTCTAAGCCTGTGATATCTATGGTGGAGGGAACAGAGCCTTAACAAAATTCACCCTCCATACTCAAAACACCCCATAAAACCTGTTTATTCAACGTGTTACAAAACATCAAACCCTTTTGTTTTGCCGGACTGCGAGAGAAATTTAATTCTCTACATTTTCCCCAGACAGAGAACGGACGTGGGTTCGATTCCCATTGGCACACCTGACGGTGTGTTTTACAACTCATGTCTCTCAGTTGGGCGTATAGGTTTAACATACGTACCTTTCTATCAAAATTATCGTTTGATAATGATACCTTAGATATTTACAATCATGTTCTGAATGACATAATCCAATGACAATATTCACCATCATTTTTTTCAAGATGCCAGCCAGTTTTCTTGTAATAATTATTAAATCCAATTTCTGCAGGACACTTACTGTGAACGCAAACATTTCCTAATGTCTTCAACATATGAATTAATAAGTGACGACCACGAGAATCCTCTCTAATTGCAAATTGATACAGTGAAATGTCACCATTTTTTCTACGATAATATCTGCATGCAGCAACAATAGAATCCCTTTCATATGCAACAATTACAGATTGTCGTTTAATAGCACCGGAAAGTCCATAATTGCATAAAAATTCCTGTGAATAGATGGCAGGATTATTGTCATGTAAATAAGCTTTGAAAAACGCTATGATACGTTGAGTATCTTTTTGTTCCGCAATACCAATAGAGCATGAACATTCCTCCAAGTTAGGCAACCCCAATTTTTTTGCTTCGTTTGTTAACAAGCACACCTCCGTGGGAAACCCAAAACTTAGAAAACGACCTGGGCTTGCGCTCTGCTGATATGCTCCAGCATTATATATTGCCAGTAGATCTCCTTCTTTAGGTGAAGGCAATTTAACATTATGTGCGATTACATCTAAAGGTGTACATGATGGACCACAAAGTGTTACTGATTCAACTCTTGTTTCTTTTGATCTTAAAATCCTAATTGGAGGCGGCCTAAAAGCGTTCGTTCTTCCTAAACCTCCAAAACAATGAATACCGCCATCGATAATTACATATTTTCTATTGGACAACTCTTTTACATCGCGAATACGCGTCAAGAAAATGCCGCCCCCCCCAACAATGTATCTGCCTGACTCAAAAATGTATTGTGAGTTTTGAAATTTTCGGGAATGTGGAGAGACAACAGCGGTTAATCCTGCCTTAAGTTCCATGAGGTCTAATGGATGTTCTTCCATGCTAAATGGGCTCCCGAAGCCGCCTCCAATATCAAGAAGCAGAGGTACTTCATTTAACACGCCAGTAATATCTGAAAAGTCATTTAATACTTTGCCAAACTCACTAATTAATAATTTTTCATCTAAAATATTTGTCCCCTGATAGCATTGTAGACCAATGCATTTAATAAAAGGGTATCTATTGCGCAATTCTTTCCAACAAACAACAATCTCTTCTTTAGACATTCCGAATTGTGTTGCGCCAGCCATCGAAAGTGATCCATAACTCCTTTCTCCGGGGTTTAAGCGAAACATAACCTCTTGTGGTTTACCCATATTTTCTGAGGCTTCAATAATCTTATGTAACTCCTTGGGTGAATCAATAACTATGGCCTTAATATTATTTTTGATAGCACCTCTAATATCACTTCTGGATTTCCCGGGTGCTATATAATATATCTTGTTAGGCTCAACTCCCGATGATATCAATAGCTCAATTTCATTAACTGAAGCTGCATCAAAATGGCTTCCTATGTTGTTTAGAATGTTGATGATTTCACAATTTGGATTTGCCTTTACTGAGTAACAAAGCTCGGAACCATCAGGAAGTATTTTCTTTAATTCTTTCCACTGATTCGAAATCCATCTGAGGTCATAGATATAGCATGGCGTCCCATGTATTTCAGCGCTTTGTAGGAGATCGTTATCAGTGATAGACAAATTATTAATATTGTATGTCATATTATCATATTCTCCCTGTTGTGTGGCAGTAGATTGATCAAAGTTCTTTCATAGCGTTCCCAGCTCTTAGAAAACTCAGATAGCCAGTTGTCATGATTACACAATTTATCAGTCGGGAGAGAGAGTAAAGCGACACTCTTTTCTTGAAGATCAGTTAACGCTGAAACTAAACTTCTTATTTTATATTTTACAGGATCATTGCTATTCCTACTCTGCTCAAATAACATCACTAACTCATTTATCATGTGTATACTTATCGAGATCTCAGAAATGCCTAATTTAAATTTGATTTCACTAATTATATTGATCTCCTTATTAACATTCTTCTCAATTAAGACCTTTAAAAAGGCAGCAGGCCCAAAAGTATCAGTTGTATCAGATACAATTTCAGCTCCTGAGAGGAGTGCAAGGCTTGGGGCTATTTGAGGTGCACTCTTTATATTAAGGGTGTTGACTGCAAGTACCAAACTACTTGCTGTGTCGCTATGTTTGTGTAAATTCAATATCTGTTCAATTGACATAACAAGCAATTGTCCATCAGGATGAAGTAACAAATACTCGCTGTTAACAGATGACACACATAATAAACAATGAGTTGGTTCATCTCTAAATGCATGAATGAATTCATTTTCAAATACCTTTCCTTTGAAAGGACCGATAAGAACGGGGCCGTACATAAGGAACTTTTCTAAAATATTTGAATATTCATCTTTTATGATGGTTAAATTGTCAATTTTTTTCAAATATGTATGCTCTCTTATGCCAAGAGCATCTATTGCATGTTGGATTGCGTTGACAAATGGAAGGTAAGGAGTAAACCATCCATCCGGATTTTCTGCTACCCGATATTGAAATGGACGTCCGGTCAAGCAAGCATAAAGACAGTCCGGACCAGGAAGTTGCTCGCCAAGCAACATTCTCAATCCCACCCCCGTTTGGTCTATTAAACGACCGGCATAAACAGTCTTATTTTCATTTACATTATTCATTTTTTGGTTTTCCGTAAAACCCATATTTGATTTTCGGATTGCTCTGTCCATTTATTTCCATTAAATTCACCAAGCATATCGTCGACTTCAAACCCTACCTCATTTATCAGCTCTTGTATTTGAGCGATTGTTACCCATGAAAAACTAAATGCTATATACCTTTTCAGGGTAACAAGACCAACTTCATCAACATTTTCCACTATTATTCTGCAATCCATTATTTGATTTTCGTAGTCATATAAATAGATATCGTGTACATATATAAATTTCTTGTTTTCACATGGTATGACACACATCAAACGCTGCTTTCGCTCGTTAGATTTCGCCCAATGTTCACTAAACATATAATGGTCAAAAACAAATCTTCCACCTACATTTAAGTTGCGATATACTGAACGGAATAATTTCAACCGATCATTTTGATTTAACAAGTGTCCCACTGTCCTAAAAGGTAAGTAAATGAGATCAGCGGGTTCCGGCAGATCAAACTCTCGAATATCATTCGTGATTAGATGAATTCGGTCTGATACTCCGAGTTCCCTCGCTTTGTCTTGGCAAATACCAAGCATGTTGTCAGATATATCTATTCCTATTATATTTTTTCCACTAACAGCGAGCTCTAATGCTATTCGGCCTGTTCCTACCCCAAGCTCTACAATTATTCCCTGCTCGCTCTGCCCTAATTTTTTATAAAACTCGACAGAGTCCGAATCTGCTGGATCAGCCTGTGACCATGCATCATAAATGCTTGCTAGTTGGTCGTAAATTGCCGCCATTTTATTTATATCCTTTTAGCTTTTTTTCCATTGCCTTAAGTTCATTTCGTATGCTCTCATGATTTGCAATATAGTAGCTGTTTGTCTTATCCCATCTTTTTGATAGTTCCTGGTAAGACTCCATCAAATAGTCGACAGAGAAGCATTTTAAGGCTGACTTGTCTTCATTCCACTTGTTTTTACAAGAGCATTCTATATTCGAAAGTTGTTGGATATAAGAAAATTGTGGATTCTTGTCGTATTTATCAAGAAGATTAAGAACATCAGCGTTACATTTCCTGCATGTTATTGGACTATGAATTATGCCAGGAACATCTTTATGAGGGCGATACCAACTTATACCAATTTTTTTTTCATCGATTTTATCAGGGAAAAGTTTCATCACTTCGATCATTTCCCATAAAGATGGCGGAGAATATAACTTTGACCCAAACAAAAACGATAATGGGGTGTGATCCTTTACATTTATCGGAAAAAGGAATACTCTATATGCTTCGTTATCAAATGCCCATTTGACACTTTCAAAAGATAATTGTATTCTTTCTTCGATTGAATAGAATGGAATTCCGACCAAGACATTTACACACGAACTGACACCTTCATTTGCCAATATTTTTATTGCACCTGCAAATCTGTCCAGATTTTGTTGTTTATTTAGGCAATATTTGAGTATCGATTCATTTGCAATCTCAAGTCCCATAAATACCTGCCGTAAGCGTCCGCCAAGTTTTTCTTGGGTTTGCCTTATTCTCTCTGAAGAAATAGTTTCACACCTTGTTTCAAACCCAAAAGAATTATGATCGGTAAGCGATAATAACTCCAAATAATTGAGATACACATCTTGAGAGACTTCTCGTATATCTAGTAAGCTTCCTGATGAAGAAGCAAAAAGAAAGTCATAATTTTTTGTTATTCCTGACAAAGCGGCCTTAAAGCCATCTATTATCTGCTCATCATTGAAAAACGGTCCAGTCCCGTACTTACAATAAATACATGAACCTCTGCGTTCCTGTATACATCCACTAGTCCGAAACCAAACGAAACCCCAACTTTCCCCCATGCATGTACAATCATGCATAGCATATTGATTATCTTTCCAGTATTGATATCCATTACGTCGAGACTCAATTCCAATATAAGATAAGAGTTGGGTAACCGGAGAATTGATACTTAAACCTTCAGTTGTCATAAACTACCTCCTCAGAACCATGCCTCTTATCACTTGAAAAAGACAAATTCAGTTCATAAATAATCTTGTCCTCCCACATCTCCCATGGAATGTTGGCTTCATCAGCGATAATTCTATATCCTTCAAATATTCGCTCAATCATGGCGGGTTTATTTTTATCCTCAATATCTGCGTTCTCTCGCCACTTATCCCTACATGAACATTTGAAATTGAAGAGCTTATCAAGCGATTTTATGTCTAGCCATCGATCGTAGTGATCAAAAAGTTCGACAACTTTTTTGAAGCATTTATTACACGTATACGGTGATTCAACAACATTATAAGCACCTAAAGATGTATACCAGCTTGGTCTAATCAGGGTCTCGTGGCATCTCTCTTCCAAATATCGCATAACTTCAATAAGAGCCCATAATGACGGAGGTCTAAAATGCCCTTTATCATAAAGCACACGGAGCGGCGTCCCGTCTTTTATGTGAACAGGAAACAGATAGCAATATGCTGCACCATGGTCTATTGACCATGAGATCGACTCGATTGCTGCTGAAATATTTTCTTTCTCTGTCAAAAAAGGCAATCCAATCAAAATATTAGGTACAGGGCTCACATTATTTTCAGTTAGAATTCGAAACGAATTAATACAGATAGATTGATCCAGTTCTTTGTTCAGGCAAAATCTCTGATAGTTTCTGTTAACAGTCTCGATCCCTAAAAGTACTCTTTTAAGTCTGCCGTTTAATTGAGCCTGGAAATTTTCGATGATTTCTCTATTAATCGTTTCTGGTCGAGTTTCAAAACCAAAACCATCATGCAACGTTGAAGCTAGAATTTTTATGATCTCGTCTCTTGCTTTTATCGGGACTTCATTTGAGTCTAACATACTCCCAGAAGGGGATATTAAGAGATATGTCAACTTCTCATCAAATTCTTTCATCCCATTTTTAACATAGTCAATTATCTGCTCAGATGTTGTATTTGGCCCGGAACTATAATTACACACCAAACAGCTCCCTTTTGAAGCCCATGTGCAACCTTTTGTCCGAAACCAGAGTCCCGCTGTTTGGCTGTTCCTGTCCCAGCTATTACGGATACAATATGTACAGCTATCACTCCAATAACGCTGAGCATAAGCTCGGGTGGCGCGAATAACTTCAGATAAAAAAGGTGTTAAGCCCATTATCGCGCCTCTCCTATAATAATTTTATTCTGTTCAAATTCGTACACTACCTTTTGACAAGCAGACTCCACAGAATTAGAATTTCCTCCTAATACCAAATATCCAATATATGGAGATGAATCTGTTAATCCTGAAACTTGCGTAGGTATAGCAACAATGTCTGTTTCTATATTTGTTATCTTATCAAAAATATTAATTACCAGTTCTGTAACTTCAGTTTCATAACCCAAATATGTAATTGGCACGGAAAGATAATGCTGGGCATAGTACTGGGATGAAAACAACCGATTCCCAATTTCAAATATGAAATGGCTTGCACATCGTCTGGCGTTTATCTCAAGCAGAATCGCTTTGCCTTCAAAATTCACAATGCAGTCAATGCAAAAATATCCTCTATACCCATATTTAGACATGATTGCGCCGATTTCCATTGTTTTCTCAGCGATTAGTTTTGCATCTTTATCTGTTACAGTTTGTGCGCCTCTATAATACCCTGATGCCCTTATTTCTTTTACCACACCGATAATACTACAAGCACCGCCTGGATTAATCACCCCAAGGCCAGAGATAGTATCACAAATGGTAAAACCGGATTCCACCATATCCTCAAAGACAATTTCGTTTGACGATATATATGGTGCAAAATTTACAGCCTCTTCAATGTTCTTTAGGCAA harbors:
- a CDS encoding helix-turn-helix domain-containing protein — encoded protein: MYDGAWKMNNLIRGPFFGTVEDAAKYCGMSRTAFGKLKKKYLIPKNAGPGKKQYAASDLDAFMADPEQFKLTKRQKNTNSISLDEMGIA
- a CDS encoding TraK family protein, with product MKKNRGYAKVEFLANLAEIKELFQKGCTKRYIYDYLYKKGKISMTYIHFCRFDLSGNIKKKKPTSPSTGIRTASALPALPGNGGGGPCSRQQDTFSMENKITEEELDELT
- a CDS encoding protein traL: MATINMILQGKGGVGKSLTASFLTQHFLESGKEVCCVDTDPVNATFAGYKNFNVTALDIMNDNDVDPRKFDTLVELMMALPDDSEMVIDNGAATFIPLASYLADNNVLELLADSGHQVNLHSVVTGGQALPDTLNGLRSLINTFDVPIYVWLNSFFGQITRKGKSFEEFKVYKNNTNRLAALVHLPHKKKETFGRDLENLFTARMSFQEAASSTLPIMTRQRLKMFWAEMKQELLTCGL
- the trbB gene encoding P-type conjugative transfer ATPase TrbB, which produces MDDRLVNNLLHNMGPAIVGALEDKRVLEIMVNPDGKLWIERLGEEMFAVGHISSDQTAIIISLVASALDTTVTKESPIVEGELPKTYPLSGSRFEGVFPPVVEEPSFTIRKKASQVFSLEEYVETGIMTAEVMASIKAAVSQKKNIVVIGGTGSGKTTLVNAIIKSIAELTPADRLVIIEDTSELQSHSPNTIILRSSDHTSIQTLVRATMRLRPDRILVGEVRGGEALELIKSWNTGHPGGVATVHADSAAKGLQRIGDLISEASTSPMPHLIGSAVDFLIFIKRTKTGRTVSEIATVNGFNPATQQYILEYIYNEEK
- a CDS encoding TrbC/VirB2 family protein — encoded protein: MKKNNLLLLLAMTAIVVIPEPALASTTISQFNTPFENFVGLLTGPVGKFMSIGGMAGVGLLYVFQREEITGIMRTALGVVFAICFIAFSTTIVENGWTFSGAVL
- a CDS encoding ATPase, T2SS/T4P/T4SS family, whose protein sequence is MLVGEVRGGEAIELIKSWNTGHPGGVATVHADYAAKGLQRIGDLISEASTSPMPHVIGSPVDFLIFLKRTKTGRPVSEIATLNGFNPATQQYILEYIYNEEKYPLIATGNDTNSSHP
- a CDS encoding ATPase, T2SS/T4P/T4SS family, translating into MKPLYNQSEKRATPRFFPWKKSLKQVIRIAEVNGFSQGGLYLKRNHCVVIGGSGSGKTTMVYTSFKSIADLTLGDSLVNIEDTSELQSHSENTIILRSSDHTSIDTLIRATMMFRPAADTCR
- a CDS encoding alanine racemase; its protein translation is MTYNINNLSITDNDLLQSAEIHGTPCYIYDLRWISNQWKELKKILPDGSELCYSVKANPNCEIINILNNIGSHFDAASVNEIELLISSGVEPNKIYYIAPGKSRSDIRGAIKNNIKAIVIDSPKELHKIIEASENMGKPQEVMFRLNPGERSYGSLSMAGATQFGMSKEEIVVCWKELRNRYPFIKCIGLQCYQGTNILDEKLLISEFGKVLNDFSDITGVLNEVPLLLDIGGGFGSPFSMEEHPLDLMELKAGLTAVVSPHSRKFQNSQYIFESGRYIVGGGGIFLTRIRDVKELSNRKYVIIDGGIHCFGGLGRTNAFRPPPIRILRSKETRVESVTLCGPSCTPLDVIAHNVKLPSPKEGDLLAIYNAGAYQQSASPGRFLSFGFPTEVCLLTNEAKKLGLPNLEECSCSIGIAEQKDTQRIIAFFKAYLHDNNPAIYSQEFLCNYGLSGAIKRQSVIVAYERDSIVAACRYYRRKNGDISLYQFAIREDSRGRHLLIHMLKTLGNVCVHSKCPAEIGFNNYYKKTGWHLEKNDGEYCHWIMSFRT
- a CDS encoding class I SAM-dependent methyltransferase; the protein is MAAIYDQLASIYDAWSQADPADSDSVEFYKKLGQSEQGIIVELGVGTGRIALELAVSGKNIIGIDISDNMLGICQDKARELGVSDRIHLITNDIREFDLPEPADLIYLPFRTVGHLLNQNDRLKLFRSVYRNLNVGGRFVFDHYMFSEHWAKSNERKQRLMCVIPCENKKFIYVHDIYLYDYENQIMDCRIIVENVDEVGLVTLKRYIAFSFSWVTIAQIQELINEVGFEVDDMLGEFNGNKWTEQSENQIWVLRKTKK